In one window of Candidatus Cloacimonadota bacterium DNA:
- a CDS encoding O-antigen ligase family protein → MTGKNESNKVELFLLCFFIIIILPLLYLRRTIDPVMTIRMFFLTFVLFFINLVILFRFKIYKASFPVFRQLIYLAFWGYLLFSGLSLLKATNLPEALFDLSKVVLFFILLIFATLIIDLNKNNIPIVCKAISISAIIIASVGLIQYFFNGLYFIPGANVVYSTFTNRNLFASILFLSLPFSLWCFYVLPKRWSILSLISICFSFFIFTVVKTRSVWMANFFSFLVILLLIFFSKRSELLKKFIFHRKTFLLILLVVTIIGIAILLPPPSEIRQSQIGRKSMSSTSSLDVRLKAWKKTIPMIREHPWLGVGIGNWKIMLPKYGVAGMRSEQGKYQYLRPHNDFLWVWAELGIPGILFYVSIFAIFIIYVLRIIFRSTDKNDILLALFLLFGICGYLIISSFSFPKERIFHSVVLMLMIAITSIIYNKLHPVRARRTFLPGIPTMIVNLLLLFILLIYCYFRLKSEIHLYFSMQARRVMNHRVQLTALSEIDPRLYNMSPTGIPIHWFRGIAFYEINQIDLAYQDFRKAYQNHPHHIYIINNLASCYEIMDDHEKAIEFYNRVLSISPNFEESLINLSAVYYNMQNYEKAYETIQRCSAETEDDRYKFYKEQIERKIKSEN, encoded by the coding sequence TTCTGTTGTGTTTTTTTATCATAATAATCCTGCCTCTTTTGTATCTGCGCCGCACCATCGATCCGGTAATGACGATCAGAATGTTTTTTCTCACATTCGTGTTGTTTTTCATTAATCTGGTCATACTTTTCAGATTTAAGATTTATAAAGCTTCCTTTCCGGTTTTTCGGCAACTTATCTACCTTGCTTTTTGGGGGTATCTGCTGTTTTCCGGTCTTTCTCTGCTAAAGGCAACAAATCTGCCGGAAGCTCTTTTTGATCTCAGCAAAGTCGTGCTGTTCTTCATCCTGCTTATTTTTGCCACTTTGATAATTGATCTTAATAAAAACAATATCCCGATCGTCTGCAAAGCTATCAGCATCAGTGCTATCATTATTGCCAGTGTCGGTTTAATCCAGTATTTTTTTAACGGACTTTATTTCATTCCCGGTGCGAATGTTGTTTATTCCACTTTTACCAACCGCAATCTTTTCGCCTCCATACTCTTTTTGTCTCTGCCTTTCAGTTTGTGGTGTTTTTATGTTCTTCCCAAAAGATGGTCAATCTTAAGCCTGATCTCCATCTGTTTTTCCTTTTTCATTTTCACAGTTGTAAAAACCCGTTCTGTCTGGATGGCAAATTTCTTTTCGTTCCTGGTGATTTTATTGCTCATCTTTTTTAGTAAAAGATCTGAGCTGCTCAAGAAATTCATCTTTCACCGAAAAACATTTCTACTGATTTTACTTGTGGTCACAATTATCGGTATTGCCATATTATTGCCACCTCCATCAGAAATCAGGCAATCTCAAATTGGCAGAAAAAGCATGTCTTCTACCAGCAGTTTGGATGTTCGCCTGAAAGCCTGGAAAAAGACGATTCCCATGATTCGAGAACATCCCTGGCTGGGTGTGGGAATTGGCAACTGGAAAATAATGCTGCCCAAATACGGCGTGGCTGGCATGAGAAGCGAGCAGGGTAAGTATCAGTATCTGCGCCCGCATAATGATTTTCTGTGGGTTTGGGCAGAATTGGGCATTCCGGGAATTTTATTCTATGTTTCTATTTTTGCAATTTTCATAATCTACGTTCTGAGGATCATTTTTAGAAGTACAGACAAAAACGACATCCTGCTTGCTCTCTTTCTGCTGTTTGGAATCTGCGGCTACCTTATTATATCATCTTTCAGTTTTCCCAAAGAACGCATCTTTCATTCTGTAGTTTTGATGTTGATGATAGCAATTACTTCCATTATTTATAACAAGTTGCATCCTGTTCGTGCCAGGCGGACCTTCCTGCCTGGAATTCCCACCATGATTGTAAACTTATTACTTCTTTTTATTCTGCTGATCTACTGCTATTTTCGCTTAAAATCGGAAATTCATCTCTATTTCAGTATGCAGGCCAGAAGAGTCATGAATCATCGTGTGCAGTTAACTGCTCTTTCCGAGATTGATCCGCGCCTGTATAATATGTCACCAACCGGTATTCCCATTCACTGGTTTCGTGGAATTGCTTTTTATGAAATAAATCAGATTGATCTGGCATATCAGGATTTTAGAAAAGCTTATCAAAATCATCCTCATCATATTTATATTATAAATAATTTAGCTTCCTGCTATGAAATTATGGATGATCATGAAAAAGCTATTGAGTTTTATAACAGGGTTCTCAGCATCTCACCAAATTTTGAAGAATCCCTGATCAATTTGAGTGCGGTTTATTATAATATGCAGAATTATGAGAAAGCCTATGAAACGATCCAGCGTTGCAGCGCAGAAACCGAAGATGACAGATACAAATTTTACAAGGAACAAATAGAGAGAAAAATTAAATCTGAAAATTAG